AAATAAAGAAGCTGCCGAGCAAGAAGAAACACGGGTAGAAGCAGCACCGAAAAAAGAAGTAGTTGTAGAAGCTCCAAAAGCAATTACACCTGCTCCTAAGCCTGTTACGCGGGTGGAAACACCTGCTATGGCACCTAAGCCTACTCCGGTACCGAAACCGAAGCCAGTAAGCGTAGAAGCAGCTGTAGAACTAGCAACTCCAGCGCCTGTGAAAAAAGCAGTCCCTACTCCAGTTACAAAGCAAGAGACAGCACCGGTTGCTCCTGCAAAACCGAAGCAGCCTGCTTTGACTGAAACAAATTCAAAACTACAAGAAAATTATGTTAAACTCGTGAAAAAGACAATTGAAGTTTGTCAAGATTACGAGCTTGGCATCGACATAGATGATTCTATTGAAAGCTTAAAAGAAGAACTACAAAACCAAGGTATTAGCGTTACATTTGACAAAGAAATTATGGACGTTGTAAGTCGCCTTCGTTCTTTACAAGATAAAGGAATCAAAGTAGAAAAAGTACTTAATTTACTATAAAAAATAAGAGATGGCAATTGCCATCTCTTATTTTTTATAGTTCCACTCATTACTTTCATACTTTTCTTTCGCTAACGTTTGAACTTCATGTAACTGTTCTTCTGTTAATTCATATGGAACAAGTTCTATATCTAATCCTTCTTCAAAGCCAACTTCAAACGCTTTAATTAACTGTTCTATCGTAAATGTACGGTCTGTTAATTCATTAATTGCTACTGCTTTAGAAGAGAACATACTCTTCATACGTTCCTTCACACGTTCATTTGGGAATAAAAATAGATCATATAGTTCATCTAAATCAATTTCTAATGGAATCGATCCATGCTGTAAAATAACACCTTTTTGACGTGTTTGAGCACTACCAGCAATTTTTCGTCCTTCCACTACAATTTCATACCAAGATGGTGCATCAAAACATACGCCTGAACGTGGATTTTTTAAATTTTCACGATCTGCTTCTGTTTTTGGAACTGCATAATAGGCTTCTAACCCTAATGCCTTAAAACCATCTAATAAACCTTGCGAAATAACACGATACGCTTCTGTAACTGTTTTCGGCATGTTCGGATGATCTTCAGACACAATAACACTATACGTTAACTCTTTGTCATGTAGTACCCCCCTGCCGCCTGTTTGACGACGAACGAATCCATATTTCTTTTCGTTAACTACATCCATATTAATATCTTTTTCAACACGTTGAAAATATCCAACTGTTAATGTTGGTACTTCCCATTCATAAAAACGAATTGTTGGTGGCATTTTCTTGTCACTTTGCCAATTTAACAAACATTCATCTAACGCCATATTAAATGCCGGTGAACATTGACCAGAGTTAATATAACACCATTTTTCTTTTCCCATCCTGCACCTCATATAACCAATTATTTTTCACATTCTCTAGTCTACCAAATTCGACAAAATTTGTGAAAGAATACGAAATTTCTTCTTATATGCAAATGAATCTGTTGCATAAATACATATGGGCATTATAATATTGAAAGTAGGATAAGAAAAAAGGGAGCGATAGAATCGTGTCAACAACTTGGATTATTTTATTAGCCGTAATCGTAGCATTTATCGGCTACACTGTATGGATGTACTTCTATCAGAAAAAATTAATTAAAACTCTTACAGAAGAAGAATTTCGCGCTGGCTACCGTAAAGCACAGCTTATCGATATTCGTGAAGCAGACGAATATAACGCAGGGCATATTTTAGGTGCACGTAACATTCCGTTATCACAAATTCGCCTTCGCCATAAAGAACTTCGTCAAGATCAACCTGTTTACTTATATTGCCAAAGCGGATTCCGTACAGGTCGTGC
This genomic interval from Bacillus thuringiensis contains the following:
- a CDS encoding lipoate--protein ligase family protein, giving the protein MGKEKWCYINSGQCSPAFNMALDECLLNWQSDKKMPPTIRFYEWEVPTLTVGYFQRVEKDINMDVVNEKKYGFVRRQTGGRGVLHDKELTYSVIVSEDHPNMPKTVTEAYRVISQGLLDGFKALGLEAYYAVPKTEADRENLKNPRSGVCFDAPSWYEIVVEGRKIAGSAQTRQKGVILQHGSIPLEIDLDELYDLFLFPNERVKERMKSMFSSKAVAINELTDRTFTIEQLIKAFEVGFEEGLDIELVPYELTEEQLHEVQTLAKEKYESNEWNYKK
- a CDS encoding rhodanese-like domain-containing protein, whose translation is MSTTWIILLAVIVAFIGYTVWMYFYQKKLIKTLTEEEFRAGYRKAQLIDIREADEYNAGHILGARNIPLSQIRLRHKELRQDQPVYLYCQSGFRTGRAAQYLKKQGYKDFYQLQGGFKSWTGKIKKK